The genome window TATATTTTCAACATTTCCTAAAGCATTGGTTACATTTGTTTGCTGCCCAATACTAAATAGTTTTTCTTCTCTATCAATCCAATGGACGTTCACAATATTTTCTGTAAAGAACTCTGGTAATTTTTCATACGGTACATATGGAGGTGTTACATTTCCATTTTCGTCATCAGTATTTGCTGGATCATACACTTGATAATCAATGCGCATTTCTGGTTGAGGTGAGTAACGGACTTGTGCATTAAGTTTTTCACCTACAAGACATTTCATACCAGGATCTGTATTGTTAATAAGCTCAAATGAAATTGTATCACGTACAGATTTTGTTAATTTTGGTGCTATAACAATCGCAGAGACAGTAGAGCCATCTGATTGCACATTTCGAACAGCTTCACCAGATGTGTCAACGATTTTTGCACCATATGATGAAGTTACACGGAATGTATAAGATTTATCATCAGGTATTGGATCACCATTACAAGCTTTTAAAGATACAGTAATGAGCGTTGAATCTTGGTCATTTGCGATTAAATCTGGTTTTTCAACATCAATACTTTGTAGAGCATTATTTACATACTCTGGTCCAGTAAAATCGTTGTTATTATCCTTTGGCTCTTCAAATTCTGTGTTGCTTGAGCCCATGAAACTCGGAGGTAATGTAATTTTATCGTTATCACGGCCTGCTGCAGTACGTTTTAATCCTAGTACAGCAAAGTTGTCGTTTTGTACACCGCGGTATAAAAATTCAGCACTATCTCCACGAGTTAGCTTTGTAGAAGGATTGAAGTCGGCAAATGTCTTTTTACCAGTGTTTCCTGTTGAAATATCATTTGTGTATAAATATTGAACTGCCTGAGGCTCATCTAAATCTAAACCTTTAAAGGCCGCATATAGTCGCGCAAATTGTCCACGTGTAACGGCTTTTGAACGATTGGCTGCTGTATAAGTACCATTAAACGGTAAATAAAAATCACTATAGAAATTATAGGCAACACTGTCGTTATACGTTAATGCATAATTGCGATCAAGCTTTGCAAACATGACAACAAGCTCTCGCTCAGTTATCTGTTCATTAGGTAAAAATTTATTAGCGCTATTCAATGAGAGTAAATCATTATCGACTGCCCATGAAATAGCTTTGTATTTACTATTATTTGTTGGTACATCCTGAATTGTCGTAGCTGCATGAGTAACAGCTGGAGTTGCTGTCATAAGGACAAGCACGAAACAAAGCAGGGATAGAAATGCTTTTTTAGCATACGTCATTCATTTCAGTCCTTTCTTTAATTAAAGAACAATATGTCATCTCGATAATTTTGTTTTAAGTCATTTTCCAAATAATTCAAGAAACGTTCTAACACTACTGATGCTTCTGCTCGCGTTAATGGTTGATTTGGATTAAATCGACCTACAGGGTCACCAGTCATTAAGCCTAACTCATTTACAATGTAAATACCGTCTCTTGCATAGGCTGGAATTTGCGCATCATCCTTAAACTTTGTTATATAGCCTGGATCTGGCGCCTTATTCTCAAGCCCTAAGGCACGCACATAAATCGTAGCGGCTTGTGCTCGAGTAATTGGATGATCAGGCTTGAAATACTCTGGTGATACACCTTTAATAATTCCTTTATGAACCGCAGTCTCAATATAGGCATAATCTTTTACTGTACGCTTGATATCTTTAAAAATACTTGCCGTAGTTGTCGGTTTTTTCGTTTTCGGTTCTTCCATAACACGTAAGTCAACTGCCTTACCAATCGCCGTTGAAAAGTCAATACGCTTCATAGGGGTATTCGGTGAGAAGAAGTTACTTGCATCAGAGTAAATACCTAAAGAGTATAATTTTTCGATAGCCTCTTTCGCATAATGATTTGATAAATCACGGAACTTAGGAATGATTAAACGTTCAATTGTCGGCATGTATTCGGTATCTAAGTCAATAGAACCTTTTTGTCCAGAGGCTAAATCATACGTATATTCAGAAATAACATCCTTTTCACTTACTACCGCATATCCACCATCAAAGCTCCCCAAACTCCCTAGGTTTTCTTCATAGTTTAGTACACGTGATTTACTTGTAGATAAACGATTTTTCATATGGCTTGTCTTACCATCGCTATAATTATAAACAGCTTCTGTAATTTGTGTTTCTGTTGCTCCCCAGAAGTTTTCATAGCCAGCATGACGACTATCAGTATCAATTGTTACAGAATTTTGAGTTGCATTTTTTCCAGTCCCAGTTTGATAGGAATATGTTTTTCTAGAAATCACATTACCTGAATAATAATCAGAGGCTGCACGATTGTCCGTTACAGTACCTTGTGAAAATTGGTAATCTACCAATGTATATGTTATTTTTCCAGCAACAATTTTCTCTGTATACTTTTTCACTACACCATTCGATGTTTTTTGACCAATCGTAGCATAATCCACAACATCAGATTCATAGGCAATATTTCGTGTCAATGTAGCACCGTTACTTGCTGTCAGCTTTAAACTATATGTTTCAGTTAACCTTCCTTTAGATTCTTTTTGTGTGATTTTGATGTCTTTACTAGTGCCTTTAAATATAATAGGTGTTCCTGTAATGAAAACAGCTTCCTCATATGTATATTCATTTTTAACAGCACCTGTTGTTTCTAATGAAGCAGCTGATGCATTTACTGGGATAGTAGCACCAATAACAAATACAGCAAGAACCACTAACATTATTTTAGATAAATGTTTTTGCATTCTTTTTTTGTCCCTCTCTTTCATTCCATGCATATCCGCAATATGGAGCTGTCAAATAGGTAAAAATAATAGGTTAAAATTTGCTCGTCTTCTACCAGTAGTGCGACAAAGGTTTTCATCATAAGTATCCTCTAACTTCGCACACTTCATGCAGCTGATGGCCTTCGTCGAAAAGACTACTAGCAGGAGACTCGCAGATTCATATTTTATTAATCAACTAATATAAAATGAGCTTTAACAAAACGATTAGATAATACTACTAAACGATCAGATGGTTTTAAATCAGATGGTTGAATAACTTTACCAGCTTTAATAAGCGTAGCTTGGTCAATATTCATATCAACCATTTCCCCAGCTTCATACCAACGGCCATTTTGCCATTGACTAACGCTCTTCACATTAATCACAGCTGGATATGTCGATTTTACTGACTGTAGTTTACCTGCTAGCATTAACGGTGCAACTGGCTTAGCATTATCAAGGATATGGAGAGCTTGAACATGTCCATCTTTTACATAGAAGTATCCATAATCACCTTCAGATAAATAAAGCTCAATATCTGGTATTACGCTATATGTTTTGTTTCCATCATCGACCATTGC of Lysinibacillus agricola contains these proteins:
- a CDS encoding S-layer homology domain-containing protein yields the protein MQKHLSKIMLVVLAVFVIGATIPVNASAASLETTGAVKNEYTYEEAVFITGTPIIFKGTSKDIKITQKESKGRLTETYSLKLTASNGATLTRNIAYESDVVDYATIGQKTSNGVVKKYTEKIVAGKITYTLVDYQFSQGTVTDNRAASDYYSGNVISRKTYSYQTGTGKNATQNSVTIDTDSRHAGYENFWGATETQITEAVYNYSDGKTSHMKNRLSTSKSRVLNYEENLGSLGSFDGGYAVVSEKDVISEYTYDLASGQKGSIDLDTEYMPTIERLIIPKFRDLSNHYAKEAIEKLYSLGIYSDASNFFSPNTPMKRIDFSTAIGKAVDLRVMEEPKTKKPTTTASIFKDIKRTVKDYAYIETAVHKGIIKGVSPEYFKPDHPITRAQAATIYVRALGLENKAPDPGYITKFKDDAQIPAYARDGIYIVNELGLMTGDPVGRFNPNQPLTRAEASVVLERFLNYLENDLKQNYRDDILFFN